The proteins below are encoded in one region of Pelagibacterium flavum:
- a CDS encoding DUF1304 domain-containing protein, protein MFANGLIAVVAAIHLYIVFIEMTQWNKPLGLKAFGLGQELADKTTVLAANQGLYNGFLAAGLVYGLVTANAEFKVFFLGCVLVAGLFGAATASRKILFIQALPAALALGALWVGL, encoded by the coding sequence ATGTTTGCCAATGGTTTGATTGCGGTCGTTGCCGCGATCCATCTCTATATCGTTTTCATTGAGATGACGCAGTGGAACAAGCCGCTGGGCCTTAAGGCCTTCGGTCTTGGTCAGGAGCTCGCCGACAAGACCACTGTGCTGGCGGCCAATCAGGGGCTTTACAATGGATTTCTCGCCGCCGGGCTCGTTTATGGCCTCGTGACAGCAAACGCCGAATTCAAAGTGTTCTTTCTCGGTTGCGTTCTGGTGGCTGGCCTGTTCGGCGCGGCCACGGCGAGCCGGAAGATCCTGTTCATTCAGGCTCTGCCGGCTGCGTTGGCGCTTGGAGCCCTTTGGGTCGGGCTTTAG